A genome region from Magnolia sinica isolate HGM2019 chromosome 8, MsV1, whole genome shotgun sequence includes the following:
- the LOC131253637 gene encoding MDIS1-interacting receptor like kinase 2-like encodes MAIHKSLSLAFLLFFLPFLSSSHATISSATAGLPEAEALLKWKASLSPAQALHSWSLPATNASTNTLSPCKWTGISCNSLGSVTEINLPSAGLQGKLDNLSFPSFPNLIHLNLSGNTLIGTIPAHIGTLYKLMSLDLSANKINGSIPVEIGNLVNLNELHLSNNHLDGSIPSTLGNLSKLSILRLHQNRISGSIPPQMGNLQDLVKLTVYQNNLTGLIPPALGNLRNLTLLSLYSNQISGSIPPQFGNLMNLKILDLSNNSLTGSIPSTLGKLTKLTVLYLFQNQISGSIPPELGNLMSLNKLTLRQNNLTGLIPPALGNLRNLTLLFLYSNQISGSIPPQFGNLKNLENLDLSNNSLTGYIPSTLGNLTKLTRLSFADCQLSGSLPQEMTNMTNLSKLYLDGNSLSGYLPQLCQGGSLQFFTAVGNHFTGEIPKSIRNCTSLIRVRLNGNRLAANVSEAFGVYPHLSFMDVSNNMLFGELSTNWGECRNLTKLQLSGNMITGRIPPEIGQLMQLRVLGLSSNQLVGKIPKEFGRLTSLFNLTLNENQLSGQIPQEIGKLSNLEVLDLSMNHLSGPIPPQLGDCFKLQYLKLSKNVLNGSIPFQIGNLVYLQGLLDLSHNSLNGQISPQLTKLIRLEKLNLSHNMLSGSIPPSFEGMFSLQSIDFSYNALEGPLPNSKSFQKAPAEAFIYNKGLCGEVQGLRPCNASSINHGDAMKGHRVVILIILPISVALFLLFVIIGISSIYYQRRRNIKKGVLERSNGNPFSIWNYDGIAMFEDIVEVTEGFDDKYCIGIGGYGKVYKANLPLGQVVAVKKLHSLERGDQSDQRSFRNEIQVLTKIQHRNIVKLYGFCCHARCSFLIYEYMERGSLASILSNDEGAAQLDWTLRVKIVKGVAHALSYMHHDCTLPIVHRDLSSNNVLLNSELEASVSDFGTARLLIPDSSNWNTLAGTYGYIAPELAYTMRVTEKCDVYSFGVVALEVMMGRHPGELISTLSSPNREDTLLKDMLDQRLSDPMAEVAQEVIFAVSMALACIRPDPNFRPTMHHVAQKLSVGGPSFSLKPFHALTFHQLMDLKV; translated from the exons ATGGCCATACATAAATCTCTCTCCCtcgcttttctcctctttttcctaccctttctttcttcttcccatGCAACAATATCATCTGCAACAGCAGGACTGCCAGAAGCAGAGGCTCTCCTGAAATGGAAAGCCAGCCTCTCACCAGCACAAGCTCTCCACTCATGGTCACTTCCTGCTACTAATGCCAGCACCAACACCCTATCTCCATGCAAATGGACTGGGATTTCATGTAACAGCCTTGGAAGTGTAACAGAGATAAACCTACCGAGTGCAGGCTTGCAAGGTAAGCTCGACAACTTGAGCTTCCCCTCATTTCCAAACCTCATTCATCTCAATCTCAGTGGCAACACTCTCATTGGAACCATCCCAGCTCATATCGGCACTCTTTACAAACTCATGTCCCTCGATCTGTCtgcaaataaaataaatggatcaaTACCTGTGGAAATAGGGaatcttgtgaatttgaatgagCTACACTTGTCCAATAACCATCTAGATGGttccatcccttccactttagggaacttgtCAAAGCTTTCCATCTTGCGCCTGCACCAAAATCGAATCTCTGGCTCCATTCCACCACAGATGGGGAATCTACAAGATCTTGTTAAGTTGACTGTGTATCAAAATAATCTGACGGGTCTGATCCCTCcagctttaggtaatttgagaaaccttacattATTGTCCCTctacagcaatcaaatttctggttcaattcctccacAATTTGGGAATTTGATGAATCTCAAAATTCTTGATCTGTCCAATAACagtctaacaggttctatcccttccactttagggaagTTGACAAAGCTGACAGTCCTCTACctctttcaaaatcaaatttctggttctattCCTCCAGAACTTGGGAATTTAATGAGTCTCAATAAGCTAACATTGAGGcaaaacaatctgactggtctgatccctcctgctttgggtaatttgagaaaccttacattgttgttcctctacagcaatcaaatttctggttcaattcctccacAATTTGGGAATTTAAAGAATCTTGAAAATCTTGATCTGTCCAATAACagtctaacag GTTATATCCCTTCTACTTTAGGAAACTTGACCAAGCTTACTAGGTTGTCCTTTGCTGACTGTCAATTATCTGGTTCCTTgcctcaagaaatgacaaatatgACAAATCTTTCTAAACTCTACTTGGATGGCAACAGCCTCTCTGGCTATTTACCTCAGTTATGCCAGGGCGGATCTCTTCAATTCTTCACTGCTGTTGGCAACCATTTCACTGGTGAGATCCCAAAAAGCATCAGAAATTGCACTAGCTTAATAAGAGTGCGACTTAATGGAAACCGACTTGCTGCAAACGTATCGGAAGCCTTTGGTGTATACCCGCATCTCTCATTCATGGATGTCAGCAACAACATGTTGTTTGGTGAACTCTCAACAAATTGGGGAGAATGCCGAAATTTGACAAAACTACAATTATCCGGGAACATGATCACCGGTAGAATTCCTCCTGAGATAGGGCAGTTGATGCAGCTACGTGTGCTTGGTCTTTCTTCAAACCAGCTGGTAGGCAAGATTCCAAAGGAATTTGGGAGGCTGACTTCTTTGTTCAACTTAACTTTAAATGAAAACCAGCTTTCTGGTCAGATACCCCAAGAGATTGGAAAACTATCCAATTTGGAGGTTCTCGACTTGTCAATGAATCACCTAAGCGGTCCAATACCACCTCAATTAGGTGATTGCTTCAAACTCCAATATCTGAAATTGAgcaaaaatgttttaaatggaagCATTCCTTTTCAGATCGGTAACCTAGTATACCTACAGGGCTTACTAGATctaagtcataactccctcaatggACAAATATCACCACAACTCACAAAATTGATTCGGCTAGAAAAGTTAAACCTTTCCCACAACATGCTGTCAGGCTCCATTCCACCTTCTTTTGAAGGGATGTTCAGCTTGcaatccattgatttttcatacaatgctTTGGAAGGTCCTCTTCCCAACAGCAAAAGCTTTCAGAAGGCTCCTGCAGAGGCATTCATATATAATAAGGGCTTATGTGGCGAAGTGCAAGGTTTGCGACCTTGCAATGCCTCTTCAATCAATCATGGTGATGCGATGAAAGGTCACAGAGTTGTGATCCTCATTATTCTTCCTATCTCAGTGgccttgtttcttttatttgtaaTCATTGGCATTTCTTCCATTTATtaccaaagaagaagaaatataaagaaaGGGGTTCTTGAGAGGAGCAATGGAaatccattttcaatatggaattatgatgggaTTGCTATGTTCGAGGACATTGTGGAGGTGACAGAGGGTTTTGATGACAAATATTGCATTGGAATTGGAGGGTATGGAAAAGTTTACAAAGCAAATCTACCGCTGGGTCAGGTagtagctgtgaagaaacttCACTCACTCGAAAGAGGGGATCAATCtgatcaaagaagttttagaaatgagatacaagtATTAACCAAAATCCAACATCGCAACATAGTGAAGCTTTATGGCTTTTGCTGCCATGCTCGATGCTCGTTTCTCATCTATGAGTACATGGAAAGGGGAAGCTTGGCAAGTATCCTAAGCAATGATGAAGGAGCTGCACAATTGGACTGGACTCTAAGGGTGAAGATTgttaaaggtgtggcccatgctTTATCTTACATGCACCATGATTGCACCCTGCCAATTGTCCATCGAGACCTATCAAGCAACAACGTTCTGCTGAATTCAGAACTTGAGGCTAGTGTTTCTGATTTTGGCACTGCACGATTGCTGATACCTGATTCGTCCAATTGGAATACGCTTGCAGGCACTTATGGATACATCGCTCCAG AGCTTGCATATACAATGAGGGTGACTGAGAAATGTGACGTCTATAGCTTCGGTGTTGTGGCACTGGAAGTGATGATGGGAAGGCATCCCGGGGAACTCATCTCCACTTTGTCATCACCAAATAGAGAAGATACACTGCTAAAGGATATGTTGGACCAACGTCTCTCCGATCCGATGGCAGAGGTTGCACAGGAAGTCATATTTGCAGTGTCCATGGCCCTTGCATGCATTCGGCCGGATCCAAACTTTCGGCCAACCATGCACCACGTGGCTCAGAAGCTATCTGTTGGTGGGCCTTCCTTCTCTCTAAAGCCATTCCATGCACTTACATTTCATCAACTGATGGATCTCAAGGTATAA